The stretch of DNA TTAGTTTTTGCTTCGATAGATTTAAAGGGGACGACGCACCGGCGGGTTCGCAACCCTAGTTTTCGATCTGATCTTCCCCCGATCTTCGCCGCCCATCTTCCCAACTTCCCCCCATCTCGCGCACTCCGGCGAACATGGCAGCGATCATGGCGGCGCGCGGGCAGGGCCTGGAGCAAGATTTTGATTTCTTCGTGGTGGTCGACTTCGAGGCGACGTGCGTCAAAGACGCGCGGATCTTTCCCCAGGAAATCATCGAGTTCCCCGCCGTGCTCGTCGACGGCGCCACCGGCCGCATCGAGTCCGCGTTTCGCAGGTACGTTCGTCCAAAACATCACCCTGTGCTGACCCAGTTTTGCAGGGAACTCACCGGCATCCGGCAGGAGGACGTCGACGGCGGAGTGGATCTCGGCGACGCGCTCTGGCTGCACGACGCTTGGTTGaaggcggcgacggcgggggcaGGGAACAAGAGACGCGTCCGCTTGGCCGTCGTGACCTGGGGTGACTGGGACTGCCGCACCATGCTCGAGTTCGAGTGCCGCTTCAAGGGCATCGAGAAGCCCTCCTACTTCGATCAGTGGATCAATCTGAGAGTCCCTTTCCAGGCGGCGCTCGGCGGCGGAGGGCGGGTCAACCTGCAGGAAGCGGTCCGGGCGGCGGGGCTGGACTGGGAGGGCCGCCTGCACTGCGGGCTGGACGACGCGCGCAACACCGCGCGGCTGCTTGCTGAGCTCATGCGGCGCGGAGTGAAGATCACCATCACCGGCTCGCtggcgccgccgccgctgatGCAGAAGCAGCCTGCTCGCACAAGCCCTTGCGGTGGCTCACCGGGGCTGGCGTCGGCGCCGCCGCCGATCCAGCAGCAGCCGCCTCGCACAGACCCTTTCGGTGGCTCGTTTGCGCTGGTGCCGGCGCCGATCCAGCAGCAGCTGCCGCAGCCTTACATGATCAGCCCCTGCGGTGGCCACTCTGCGACGTGCTTGTGCTACTGCGGGCTAGCGAGCAGAGGAGGCGTGATGCAGGGCAAGTGCTTCTCGGGATGCGCTAACTGGGCGCCGGCCATGGGAACCGTCTGCCCCTACTTCGCGTGGAGCAACTGAATGAGTGACCCACGGCATGAGACTGAGATTCAGAATCCAGTGTGGCTCAGTTGTTAGCCATCAGAATCAGATTCTTGTCTAGGTGTAAATTTGGTCTTTGAAATAGAACTTGACCAATGGGGCTATTCTTGATGTAATCGGTGTCTGAACTAGTATTATCAATAGAAATTTCGTTTTAGTTATGTAATCGGTGTCTGATTCTACTATACTCCTAGTCTAGTGTGATTGTTCACTGTAATTGGTGTCTGAATTACTATTATCAATACAAATTTCGTTTTAATTATTACTATTAATACAAGATTCCTTTTTCTCTGTATTTCTTCAGTATTGAGCAACAGGCCAACGGTTCGCTTGCAAGTGAAATTGATAAATTTCTGATGAAGGCTGCAAAATTGATAAATTTCTGATGAAGGCTACAATTCCAATCGACAAAGCAAACTGTAAGTCATCATCCGATGAAGCCCCCTGCTCGTCCAAGGGGCGGCTCGCCGGGCAGCGCATCCATCACGTCGGCCAAAGACGCGGCGACAACGACCGATGCCGAGGAGAGGGATGCAGTGAACAAGGGAATGTTGACAACTTGCCATCTTGCCGCATATCACCATCATATAGGCAACATTATATCAAGATTGGAAAATAACACAGCCAACTGTCGATTTCTGAGATAATAGCTAACTCAAATAATTTGCTCCAACACAAATGCCAACGGTTGTCAAGCTCTTACATAAACGCCATACATTTTCAGTCACAAAACGAAAGCTTGGTCACAAGCACACCACAACCGTTGTTGCTGGCCAATCAAGCCTCCCCTCTGCAGACCAGCAGGTAGCATCACAGCCAAACACAAGGAAGGACTAACCAGTAACCATGGTTTGGGTGGGTCGGTTACAAGGTGCTCAAAGACTAGCAAAATCTACTGCCTACTGAGGGGAACAAGCTACTCTGCACTACCTAGCCCTTGGTTTCTACTGCAAGGGCTTTATCAACCACCTAGAGAAGTTGTCGCGGACCACCTGAAGTGCGCCTTCAGGCCAATAAAACCAAGGTTGCTGTTAGCATCACACCAGCTGATGTGAATGTGCATAGGAATTTCACTTTGTTGTGCTGATGTGTTTCCTGATCATGTTCAAGGTCTCCATAACCTGTGAAAGCAAGACTACAATAAGTATCCGACAGAAACATCAAAATCATAATTTGTAAGGGTGCAAGAAAATCATGCTGTATCGATGGATGCCAGCAATTCCTACCACACTAGCATGATATGGAGCAATAGGTAATCCTAGACGAGAAAAATCCACTTTACAACCCTCAACTTGCCACTCGCTTAGGACTGAGAACCCAAAATCGGTATCCCACATCCTTAACTTGCCACTTGGTTCAGAAATCCACCCCCTTTTTGGTTTTGACTGCGTTGACTGCTGAGTCAGCCTGTGGGACCCACCCAAAAAATAAAAGCTCTCTCTGCCACCTGCTGCGACCTGGCTGCCGACCTGCAGTGGACATGCACCGTGGGTGCAGCCAGCAAAGTCGAGCAAGGAGCCAGTGCCAGCAGCTGCTCCAGCTCCTTTGCCATGGAAATGTTTGCTTGATGCGGCGTGCAAGTGCCTGACGAGGAGCAAGGCGTTGACGACGGTGCGAACCCAGCTGGGTGAGCAGGGTGCAGGTCTTGTCGCAGGCACCAGGTGCACGCCTGCCAGCTTGGTCGGCTTTGACAAGCTCCGCCGCCCCACGACCTCATTCTACGACCACCCCAGCTCCTCTGTCTATGTCCTTTCCTTTCTTAGGGATGTCGATGCACCCTTGCAAGCcatcctcccccccccccccccccccccagctgTCATCGGCACACAACCTGCTCCTCCACATGCCGCGCAACGACGGCAGAGGCGCGCACAAAAACTCTGGGGAGCGCCATGGGCGAGGCCCCAACCTCCGTGCCGGAAGCCACGCGGGGCGATGCCCCAGCCTCCTACTTCCCCAGCAATCTCCGTACCCGGGGCAGCGTGGTCGATGGCAAGAATGGGCGAGTCGGGGGACCGGCGCAGGCGAGGCTCAGCCACCTTGACTGGAGTGCCACGGGCGAGGCCCCAACCTCCTCTACCCGGCTACCTCCCTGCCTGGAGTGGCAGGATCGACGACAGGAATCAGTGAGTCGTGGGATGGCGGGCGTGCATATTAGGGGCATGGCAACCGCACCCATTTTCTCCTCATGCTTCCCACTAATTCAAACCGCACCCCTCTCCTCCAGCTCTGGCGGAAATCGCTGCTGCGTTTGCCGATGACCGTGTCAAACCTACGGTGAATCCCGGATCAATTCCCCACGCCTAGAGCTCCCTCTCCACCCGACTCAGCTGCTCCCCCTTCAATTGCAGGTCGGAGGCCTCCCCATGAGCGCAACGTCAACATGGCCGGTAGCTGTTGTCGCCGGCGAGAGAGAATAGAGAGATATTTATTTTTCTTTGATTTTTGGGTGGGTCCCACATGTAAGGAGGGTTCAACGTGGTCAAACCCAATCAAAACCAGCCAACATGGTTAAAACCGAGTGGGGGGTCAGGGTGTGGGACAACCGGTTTTGAAGTTCAGGGTTGAATCCTAAACCGAGTAAGTTGAGGGTTGTAATGTGGACTTTTCTGATCCTAGACATGCCCTCAAATTGCACGCAAAGAGCAAATTCATTAATGAAGAAACAAACCAGCAAAATTTGATTGGAATTTCTATTACCATCCATGTTATATGAATTCGTGCTTTTAGCAAATTGTTTTGGTCAACTTCAAACAGAGATGGACTAATTATCGAGAGTTACCCCAGAATAGTGTTGCAAAACTGGAGAATAGTGGTCGAGCGCAATATAAATTTTTGCAAGAAGATCCGTTAAGGCCTCAACTTCATCGCCAAGTAAATCCACCTGCAGAAAAATTCAGAAATCACAACTCAATACATCACTCGCCTCCCACTTTAGGGCATTATCAAGGTTATAACCTTGTTGCATTTTGCAGGCAAAGCAATATACATGGAACAGAAGCAATAAAGTATACTAGTCGTTACGATCTGAAATTATATTTACCTCGAGCTCAGCCTTTTGAAGATTAGATCCTCTTGTCTCAGATATCTCCTTGTATCGCAATGCCTTTCTTTTTAAAAGATTGCCTTCTTTCGTGAGGTGTTTACATTGGTCTTTCAGTAAACAGAACCTGTGCAAGAAAAGGACACCATCCTTATTCACAGAAATAGAACACAGAATAGCCATAAGTACTGTGAACTATAAAGGTAATCATATGGCAAGATTAGTTAAGATAAGATTAATTATCAGCAAGTAATCTAGTTTTCACAAAAATAAACAGGTATCCCCAGTACTGAATGCAATGCAAATACAAGCACCTTGATTCACTGTGCTGAATTTTGTTTGCAATGATAGTTTGTTGATCTGTAATCAGATTCTCAAACTCTCTCATAGATTCAACAAGACTTGTCATGCGTTCTTTGAACTCCTTTTCTTTATAAATGGTTGATGTGAATATTTTCTCCTTATCTTGGATGACGTTACGTAAATATTGATTTTGTTTCTCCGCCTCCTTTAGAGAGTCTGTAGCATTTCTAAATCTGTGGAGCAACTCACTGGAAATGATCTCATTTTGACGTACATC from Triticum urartu cultivar G1812 chromosome 3, Tu2.1, whole genome shotgun sequence encodes:
- the LOC125543484 gene encoding ERI1 exoribonuclease 2-like — protein: MAAIMAARGQGLEQDFDFFVVVDFEATCVKDARIFPQEIIEFPAVLVDGATGRIESAFRRYVRPKHHPVLTQFCRELTGIRQEDVDGGVDLGDALWLHDAWLKAATAGAGNKRRVRLAVVTWGDWDCRTMLEFECRFKGIEKPSYFDQWINLRVPFQAALGGGGRVNLQEAVRAAGLDWEGRLHCGLDDARNTARLLAELMRRGVKITITGSLAPPPLMQKQPARTSPCGGSPGLASAPPPIQQQPPRTDPFGGSFALVPAPIQQQLPQPYMISPCGGHSATCLCYCGLASRGGVMQGKCFSGCANWAPAMGTVCPYFAWSN